In Flavobacterium endoglycinae, one DNA window encodes the following:
- a CDS encoding helix-turn-helix domain-containing protein, whose protein sequence is MNRQVFESNYKKLGFLILNQETVDEINSDDYKAYIKVLYLPEDYLITIDFKQYQTTSPSLFFINSNQYLQITKEGKKQGYFMYYNRDFYCVQIHDAEVACDGLLFNNIFEMPMTVLPEKEVVFIEGIYDQIQEEFVSPDSSQEEMIRTYLKQLIIKATRIWKVQQLGVLNDEPSKEVDFFRDFSRLVEIHFRSKHTVADYAEILGVAPKTLSNKFNRLELSQPNDIIKDRIILEAKRLLGYSSLSVKEIAYQLGYEDPAYFNRLFTNKVGDTPSNFKKKYLQGKNVQLE, encoded by the coding sequence ATGAACCGCCAAGTATTCGAATCTAATTATAAAAAACTGGGATTTCTGATTTTAAATCAAGAAACAGTCGACGAAATTAATAGTGACGATTACAAAGCGTACATCAAAGTACTTTATTTACCAGAAGATTATCTGATTACGATTGACTTTAAACAATATCAAACCACAAGTCCTTCCCTTTTCTTTATCAACAGCAATCAATACCTTCAAATTACCAAAGAAGGAAAAAAGCAAGGTTATTTCATGTACTACAATCGTGATTTTTATTGCGTGCAGATTCATGATGCCGAAGTGGCTTGCGACGGATTATTATTCAATAATATTTTTGAAATGCCAATGACTGTTCTTCCTGAAAAAGAAGTTGTTTTTATAGAAGGCATTTACGATCAAATTCAAGAAGAATTTGTTTCGCCCGATTCCTCACAGGAAGAAATGATCCGAACGTATTTAAAACAGCTTATCATAAAAGCAACCCGAATCTGGAAAGTACAACAGCTGGGAGTTTTAAATGACGAACCTTCAAAAGAAGTGGATTTCTTCAGAGATTTCAGCCGATTGGTCGAAATTCATTTCAGAAGCAAACACACCGTCGCCGATTATGCCGAAATTCTAGGCGTTGCCCCCAAAACGCTTTCTAATAAATTTAATCGTTTAGAGCTTTCGCAGCCCAACGATATTATTAAAGACCGCATTATTCTGGAAGCAAAACGACTTTTGGGATATTCTTCTTTAAGTGTAAAAGAAATTGCTTACCAGCTTGGATACGAAGATCCGGCTTATTTTAACCGCCTTTTTACAAACAAAGTTGGCGACACTCCATCTAATTTCAAGAAAAAATACCTTCAAGGGAAAAATGTACAATTAGAATAG
- a CDS encoding alpha/beta hydrolase — protein MKTIKSIQRSIFIVALLTLNTVIMAQERPFKGQNDPEIFTEVRSFLNALNSGDVKPLEQLSVADARNVLVGAQKSVQVDYSGIEESEKIISQNGLKVKIHITKPKGAKANAPVFIFIHGGGWVLGDYPTHRRLVRDLVVESGAVAVFPDYTPSPEAQYPVAINEIYAATQWVAENGKEIGVDGKNLAVVGNSVGGNMTAAITLMAKDKKGPHIKLQVLLWPVTDANFETESYNLYANGRFLTKNMMKWFWDNYLPDTAKRTEKYASPLQASLAELKDLPPALVQTAENDVLRDEGEAYARKLNEAGVPVTLTRYNGLIHDYGLLNPIANVPAVQTAVQQAAIVIKTTLK, from the coding sequence ATGAAAACAATTAAATCAATTCAAAGAAGTATATTTATAGTAGCATTATTAACTTTAAATACCGTAATTATGGCACAAGAAAGACCTTTTAAAGGACAAAATGACCCAGAAATTTTTACAGAAGTAAGAAGCTTTTTAAATGCATTAAATTCAGGTGACGTAAAACCTCTTGAACAATTATCAGTTGCCGATGCTAGAAATGTTTTGGTTGGCGCACAAAAATCAGTGCAAGTAGATTATTCAGGTATTGAAGAATCTGAAAAAATAATTTCTCAAAATGGGTTAAAAGTAAAAATTCACATTACTAAACCAAAAGGCGCTAAAGCAAATGCACCTGTATTTATCTTTATTCACGGCGGAGGCTGGGTTTTAGGTGATTATCCAACTCACAGAAGATTAGTAAGAGATTTAGTCGTAGAAAGCGGTGCTGTAGCGGTTTTCCCAGATTATACTCCTTCTCCTGAAGCACAATATCCTGTTGCCATCAACGAGATTTATGCAGCAACTCAATGGGTAGCCGAAAATGGAAAAGAAATTGGTGTAGATGGTAAAAACCTTGCGGTAGTTGGAAACAGTGTAGGTGGTAATATGACGGCTGCTATTACTTTAATGGCAAAAGATAAAAAAGGACCTCATATTAAATTACAAGTTCTTTTATGGCCTGTAACCGATGCCAATTTTGAAACTGAATCTTATAATTTATATGCTAACGGACGTTTCTTAACTAAAAACATGATGAAATGGTTCTGGGATAATTATTTACCTGACACTGCAAAAAGAACCGAAAAATATGCTTCTCCTTTACAAGCAAGTTTAGCAGAATTAAAAGATTTACCTCCCGCTTTAGTGCAAACTGCTGAAAATGATGTTTTAAGAGACGAAGGTGAAGCGTATGCCAGAAAACTAAACGAAGCCGGAGTTCCTGTAACCTTAACTAGATACAACGGATTGATTCATGATTACGGACTTTTAAATCCAATTGCAAATGTTCCCGCTGTTCAAACAGCAGTACAGCAAGCAGCAATTGTAATTAAAACTACCTTGAAATAA
- a CDS encoding GNAT family N-acetyltransferase has translation MIIRKAKKSDSAQIAPILLLAMEDIIYKFIKKEDYASAKDFLQHFIEQENNQYSYQNCYVAEAENEIIGAVNLYNGSDLEVLRNPIIEYVRKNFNPDFDPEFETRAGEFYIDSLGVNPNYQGKGIGSKILRFLIDEFVHKNNHVLGLLVEEDNPLAKNLYLKIGFKVVGEKTLVGKKLEHLQIA, from the coding sequence ATGATTATCAGAAAAGCCAAAAAATCAGACTCAGCCCAAATTGCGCCAATTCTATTACTTGCAATGGAAGATATCATTTATAAGTTTATTAAAAAAGAAGATTACGCTTCCGCGAAAGATTTCCTGCAGCACTTTATTGAGCAGGAAAACAATCAATATTCCTACCAAAACTGCTATGTCGCTGAAGCTGAGAATGAAATCATTGGTGCTGTAAACCTCTATAATGGTTCTGATTTAGAAGTATTACGAAATCCGATAATTGAATATGTCCGAAAAAATTTCAATCCCGATTTTGATCCTGAATTTGAAACCAGAGCTGGAGAATTTTATATTGACTCATTGGGCGTAAATCCCAATTATCAAGGAAAAGGAATTGGTTCAAAAATTTTGAGGTTTCTTATTGACGAATTCGTACATAAAAACAATCATGTTTTAGGATTATTGGTTGAAGAAGATAATCCGCTGGCCAAAAACTTGTATCTAAAAATAGGTTTTAAAGTGGTAGGCGAAAAAACATTAGTTGGAAAAAAACTAGAGCATCTACAGATAGCTTAA
- a CDS encoding OsmC family protein, producing the protein MKRKAQAVWNGDIKTGKGTLTTDSTVLNQTQYSFNSRFADGIGTNPEELLAAAHAGCFTMKLSLDLATAGFTAEELTTQSTITLNEGKITQSLLVLNAKVPGISEEEFLKIAKGAEETCPVSQAFSFEIVLQANLIN; encoded by the coding sequence ATGAAACGTAAAGCACAAGCCGTTTGGAACGGTGACATCAAAACTGGAAAAGGAACTCTGACTACAGACAGTACGGTATTAAATCAAACTCAATATTCTTTCAACAGCCGTTTTGCCGATGGCATTGGAACAAATCCTGAAGAATTACTGGCAGCAGCACACGCCGGCTGTTTTACCATGAAACTAAGTCTAGATTTGGCGACAGCAGGATTTACTGCCGAAGAATTAACTACACAATCTACCATTACCTTAAACGAAGGGAAAATTACACAATCACTTTTAGTCTTAAACGCAAAAGTTCCCGGCATTTCTGAAGAAGAATTTTTAAAAATCGCAAAAGGTGCCGAAGAAACTTGTCCGGTAAGTCAGGCTTTTTCGTTTGAAATTGTATTGCAGGCAAACCTTATTAACTAA